The Magallana gigas chromosome 6, xbMagGiga1.1, whole genome shotgun sequence genome includes the window tacacttAACATCAAGGTTTGATTGCTTTAAATTTCAGTTCACCCTGCTTACGCACGGGTAATGCAAAGtttatagaaattttaaaaactacaaaGCCAACTATTGCGATTTTTGGTTTGAAGCATAGGGAAATCTAAATAGTGAAATTCATGACTCTACCACCATCGGAGCGCCACAGTCGGGGCCAAACATGCAAAAagccaatttttcaaaaactttctACTCCCACAcgtgtgaataaaaaaaatggacgcatggttatgatgtccacgaaGCCCtatacaaaaattgaaattcatggcccctgggtcagaggTTTAGGCTCTAGGGTGGAGCCATAATGACCATATACATGtggtaaaaatatatcaaatcttAGAGaaacttcttctctactccttatatttttgttataaactaaatgtatggttatgatgtccatgacgTTTTCTgcctaaattatgaaattcatgacccctgggacAGGGTTTAGgccctagggtggggccaatatagccatatagtgaaaaGGTATTTAATCGtagaacaagtgaaaagctgtcaatgtgacagcaaaccgggttttcattAATGTGaattgtatccataatccatgtcaacccgtatccagtgaaatggagtaccctatatgtgcaatattttgcaaaaaatgactattaagttcaaaagctggttttttttctcaaattatcgGATATCAAAATCGGAtattggaaaacccggttaaaaactgTTCCTTTACTCTCACGCATGTGCGGAAAAAACCccctaaatgcatggttatgatgtccacggACTCCTCTATCcatgttgtgaaaattatggCCTCTGTGTCAGGGGTTAAGGccgtaaggggggggggggcaatatgaccatatagtgttaatgcatatacatgtactgtttaaaaatcttcttttctactttGACACATCTGTAAAAACTGACTCTATAATTATGTTAATCAGGAAGTCCTCTATCAAActgtaaatttcatgtcccaAGGAGCATGGGTTTTGCTGTAGGACAGGGCCAAATggatataatgtttaaaaattatcttgtcTACCCCCACACACCTGTACGAAAAACTGAATTTATTATATTGTAGACCAGGAAGCCCTttaccaaaattataaattcCATGTCCTTCGAGGACCGACTCTAAGGCGGGGCCAAACTAgtcatatagtgttaatgaatttaatgtttaaaaaatcgacCTCTTTACTTTTGCTGGTACTGAATAAAACCTGACtgcttataaaaaaagaaaataattttaagccatccatcaaaattttaaattacatgtcttCCAATATAGGGATTTGAATCTAGAGCGGAACCAAAACACTCATACAGTGTATAGGATAGGGGTTCTTAATGCAGGGTGTGGCCAAATGGTCATttagtgttaatgtatataatgtttaaaaaacgaCTGCTGACCTagaataaaaactgactgcatatctaaaaaaatatatattaacctGTCATCTTTAATATTTCATGTCACCTACACGTAAGGCAAGGGTTAAGGCCGGGAGAGTGGGTGTATATTTGTCTTACTATTTTACTCTGCTCAGgaatttcaaaaaaagaaatgagtaaATCCAGATACTAGTATTTAGAAGAGAAAGAATAACGCTGTCTATCAAAGTTAAGATATTGTGAAAGCACTTGGAAAGAGTTCAGGAGGGAGCTTTGTAGCGgttaatggagttatcttcccttgcttcttcataatagagttatcttcccttggtTATTCATACCTGTATTTAGTAATTAATCAttgaatataatgtaattaGGAAGTTGTATAATCAAAAGAGTatgcaagtatttttatcatttgaaacaaaaactttcTAAATAAACAGGCTTGttaaaagtaatacatgtaattggctAATCAAAATCACTGATAagcagtacatgtaaaatgattttggtaTAAATGCCAGATGGTGATTATCCTTCACCGAtggttgaatatttttaaaaactggaaCAGGAGAGATAAATAACACATTATAGCTTTGAAAgcgtttttttaaaatgcccaCAGGGAACGTTTCAGAATCTGTTTGGCTCATGTGAATGGGGAATGGgaggttgttttaaataaaacatgtatactagccaccttgttttattttatctatgaaAAGATGCATATAATGTACATAAAACCTATCTTTGGGAGTTAACAAATATATGAGAAATCTATTTCCTATCAGAGTCttgcaccttttcaatatcaggtcaCGCACTCTATTATGATATTGTagtttttctctaaaattataagtttcatagttctttttgaaagatatcGGGCAGAGAGGTTGTCGTCtctataatatatttcaacttttctACCCCAgaatgaattatttaattaattaaatgcataaacatcctcgacaagtttgtgtatgggctatggtactcagttGACCGTTAAGGCATATTGGCTTCTTGTTattcacatgtacatatacaattaacgattgaaatcaaaatataccACATGGagtaaattatatgaaaatcaagaCAAATCAACGCAATTAATCTTGTTTGATTTGTCTAGATAAGAAATTTAAGTAAAGAATCATAAACATGCCTGGACAAATTTCGTTTCCAATAATTCCATTTTCTTTGGTCTAATTTGAAAGTACATGACGTTGTATATGAAATAATTCTGGTGAGACAAATTCCCTCTTTCTATATTGTTATTATAAAGTGACAAGTAGCGGTAACATGTGTTTCCATGTATTGTGTCTCTTATTTACGGTTGTTGCCTCACTTGATTTAACTCTGGTCATAAtagtaatttgttttcagactcTTTGTTATATCTACATACACGAGCTCCAGATCTTCATTGGTATATATAACATAAACAACAAATGGCTCGTTCCTTTTGAACTTGAAACTTATTATTCAAGGTTTCTGATCTGACCCTCAAATAAACAGCACAATGACCTTTCTCACTCAAACTGCTGGCTTCACTAGTACTTATTCTGAACCTTAGAACTTTTCACATCTCGCTAAGCTGGTTTTCCTTCCCttgtttaacttttattttgcCAATTCTATCATATTCATTTGGACCTTATTGAGTTCAATGTATTACTTTCCTGCAGTCTGATTATGTTCCGCGACAGTGTGCAGAAAATTCTCGACCTTAAAATCTGAAATGGTTAGCCTCTGATTATTTTGCTTGAGAGCTCTGAAATTGTTTGTGCAGTATATTCATTAACTATCACTGTTGGGGACTTTTTTCGTGAATGCCTCCATATCATTTACCTACATTGCTGATTTCGATGCAAGCTGATTGAATTCTAATCAAGTTAAGTATTCTCACTCTGAATTAGGACAATTAAAGTAGTGGCACATGTACTAGACATCAAAGATAAAAGTGCTAATCCATTGTCTTAATGTTCTACTTGCATCATCGAAGGAATGATGATTAATCCACTCCTTTTCCTtttcaatatatcaaaaatatcttaaaatatctGCGAGCATTTGAataagcatacatgtacatattataacaCTTAGAAAATACCCGTTACCAATATTTGACGTTGCTAATAAAGTGAATTTACTTCAGAGTCTTTGAACAGCTTTTAATTagctaaaaatgaataaaagaagAATCTATTATTCAATTTGCTTCAGTCATTGAGgtagaaaattttaattctacAATTACAATTTCCGAAAAGAAATACCCCCGGTACTACAGTTCACTGCTTTCACCAAGTTATTTGCtagaaagtacatgtaactgaaAAAAACCTCTATAgctaatgttttgtttaacttaATTCTAAGCAACACCATTTTCAGTTGACGGAAATTAACaataaatcttaaataaataaaatcgcATTTTTAGTACAGTATAGAGATCAACATACAAAGTTGTTAagatttaggttttttttttatctcgtctgaatatacatgtatggtgtGTCATTGTAGCCCTGTGTCATTCATATCAGGAAAAgtataaaaatgacttttataGTTGATATGGTAATATTTCATCTCTGAAACAAAATTAACTTCCACCTTTAAGTTATCTCCGCCAGTTTAGTCCTTCGTTAGTTTAATATGCAATTCAGTGAATTAGAATActgaatttcatatttaaattacaaGAAAACTCTGCAAATATgtggaaaaatatatttattgataacaaTGTAATGCATAGAAAAATCAATTCATTGAAAACAAGTAACGATCAAGTCCTACCACAAtagtaaacaacaaaatagaaCAAAAGATGCAACCGTCCTGGAAATGACACAAGTAATGACGATGCAGACGATTCCTGTGATTTTACGACTCTCTCTGAAATGGAAGAATTAAATATTCCATTAATTAATGAACAACAAATTACCAAAATCTATGAATTTGATAAGAactgaattttcaaaaattcaataataattttaaaacaaataaggaGCCGATAAAAAATAAGGAAGGAAAAGCAAGGTGAAAATAATAGAGTGAAACTCCATGGTACCACTGTACAGCTAAATTAATACAGCGACTATAAGTATGTGTCTTACCGAAAGACCTAGCATTCGAATTTCATAGATTTCCCTTCTCACttctatcaatattttaaaatcatattataatcatttcctttctaaaatttattgtaaatggAGATGGTATAATTGATGATGTAAATTGTCTTACCTTCGCTATCTGTTCCTCGCTTAGAGTTGACCGACCTTGCTGCAAAATAAGTAAAACACAAAGTCAGTACAggtaaaaaatgaaatctgagAAATGTTGTCTCTTTGAGAGATGGATGGATGAAGACTAGACATTCTACACATCTAATAATGACGTCTAAGGACAATTATAGTGTAATGCTACGTGGAAACAACATACAGCAGTACCAGGGAGATTTCACAATACAACAGCTGATgaccaatcaaaatcaaaacaacattGCCCAGTTTGGCGTGTTTGGTAAAGTGAAATTTTGACGGAAGCTTAATGCAAATTGTGAAAGACTCTCTGTGATTGAGGGTAACAATGCAAACCGCCATGTATATTATgtataatcatataaaatggCTAGTTAGTGCATGGAGTTCGAATGAATTGTGttgtattatgtttaaaatattccaTATTTGGTGCTTTCAATACAAATAGAAATCCTCAATTCAAGCATgtcaattattaaaatatattcagttTAATGCACAATTTATTATTTGGTTTGCAATTCTCGTATGAATAGAAGCAATACAGAATagtaaaataatatcaaaaatcTAATACACAAAGCAACCTAAAATTTAACGACACCATCCTTACCActcaaaacatgaatttttgtGTTGGTGATCTGAGATTCAGAAGTCCGACAAACATAGGTTCCGGCATCCTCGAGCtgcgcatgcgtaatagtaagTTTACTTATGATCACTTTTTCTACAAATgatgaatattttgttattgtGGTCCGCGAGTTTTCTCTGACTTTATGTCCGTCAATGAACCAGTCAATGTCGCCTGTGGGGAAATCTATGGCTGTGGCATTGCACATCACAGTTATTGTACGACCTACTTCAACAAAGTTGGAGCTGGTCGTAATGTATATGTCTGCAAAAagtgaaaacaaagaaaaaatgacaacATCAACGTCATTCCGTTGTTTCTAAACAccgaaaattaataaataaaagaaaatgacaaCCACACAATTCTATAAAGGCTTTGAAAGGTTCAATTGTCAATGCAAACATCTGGAAAACATcatcaataaaaatgaataaatatcatTGGTCTATTCAAACATTTACgtttttaatgttaaacaaattaaaatttaaaatcatgccAGAAAATATCTACTTGTTAGGACGGATCAATGTGCAAAAATACAGAAATTCAACAAATAGAACGGTTTCAATCTTCATTGAATTGTAAATCGATGGTACAGCTAACTTTAACTTCATTAATCCTTGCAACtctaacaaatatattttaagtaaGATGCGTTAAGTTTGGTAAATATAACATTTCTCCAAACCTCATTTGTTATTCTGTAACACAAACATTGTTCATCAAGTTGAAACATCGATGTCAATAAAGATACTGAAAGCTATAAAATTAGACGAATCGGCTGGAGTGTTTACCTGGTGGGGACATTGTTTTCTGTGTCGTTGTAGATGGTGGctcttaaaacaataaaataaataaaatatatatgcataaattaaaaattctttataacaCACACATGTCACTTAAATAAGCCAATGAAACTTGTcgatttaattgttttatcatCCAATAGAAATGGAAAAGACAGGCTGTCGTGACTCCATGCTTAACCCGATCGCGAGAATGAAATCTCAAGGGAAGCGACACAATAACACGTTTATCTGATCGATTGATTGGTGCCTGATCACACAATTAGTTTACACAGTAAATGATGAATGAAAACAGCACCAGTTCAAAGACAGTGCAGCCCCCTGAAAGATAAAAGAGTGCCTATCTCGAGATAGATGCAATATGTGCATGTTGTACTGTTACAAACTAAATTGTGGTATGTCATGAAACGCAGTCTGTTGCCATCATGCGTTATGTGTCCCCAGACCCtcaagacaccccccccccccagtagaAGTCGACCAGCAGGATGCAGTAGCAAgtttcaaaataacaaaaaaattcgtaGATTCAAATAGGGGCACTGCTTTTTAACATCGCACACTGATGGCATTACATTCAATTTTGAGAACCATAACACCTACAACAGTCAATATATTTGAACATATCTATCAATGacattgtcatttatttaaaaaaaagaagaagggaGACATTATCTGGAGATCTTCCCAAAACAATATAATTGTCTGTTGCTTTAGTGCTCACTTGACATCAGACATAAGATACAAAAATACTTTCAATAGACGAATCGCAGGCAAATCAAAACTTGCAACACTGAGAGAAACCAGACTCCAGACACACTTACCAAGGACATTGAGTAGAACGAGCCTCCTGGAGCCCGCTCTCTCTTTGGCACTTATTTGGCATTCGTACACACCCGCGTCATTCACATTCACGTTCTTAATCATCAGATTCCAGCTGCCTCGATATGGAATATGTTGCACGTGATATCTGTCGTCTGGTATGTAAATGTCCAGACCCACTGTAATAGGGTGAGGCTGAGAAGTACGCCTCCATACCACCTGTAAAGATAGATATACGAAAAGAGGGTACCAAGTGTTGTCAAACCTTAATAATCCGCACAGAATCATTCGATCATCAATAGATGTATAATGTTGTTTTAGGAATCTGTAGATCAACTATATCTTGACCAGATGGAAATGAAAGCTCCTGAAAactgtgaaaaaaaacccttgaCATACTAATACCTAGTTTCCTGGAGATGTTTTTGACTTATCGTTCTTGCCTTTAAAAGCCACTGTTTTCAATACCTTGAGTTTAAGCCAAGTTCACAAATTCATGCAAGTTGTTGATGATTTGTTTTATGTTTGATAATGCAAAGGTTTCATAGTACAGCTGCAATAGTGAACCATACATTCACACACCTTTTGCTGTTTTGTTATGCGTtgcaatttgtatattttttctacaacAACAGCAGTTGAAATCAAAAGAGttcctttgaccttgacctccaACGTATGGCCTTGTAAAATGCATCAGAAACACTCTTTTGTTGTTGACAGCTTACCATGGGTTTGCAACCGTCGGCCTGACACAAATTTTTgcttcaaattttacattaacCTTTACAATGATTCTTGGTTATTACATGAAGCTCATCATTGCGTGTGAGTTAGTAATGTATAACCAAAATACTAAGAACCAAGTAAATATATCTTTagaattttatgaaatacaCGCATTTAATCTTCTTCAAAATTCTACTTAGCTCCATTTTTTCAATGAACCTTTTTAAAGCGTAGTTGTTGACTAAACACAGAGGAAATTACTAGTATAATGATTCAACTGAATACTATTGAAGGTTTTGTACTATTTATATTTGCAACAAAACAAGGGACATACGTATTGAGCGTACACATGAAGAGTGTTAAACCGGCAGAAGACTTAACAGCATGTGGAAACATTTTCtagaatataaatatacttgTAAAATACTGTTATTTAAAGTTGTGGCAAATTAAAGGTAATgacaataataattatttgcaCATTAAAGGTAACGTAATTTGTGGTGTCAAATAAGCAACACTTATGATAATATTCACAGATCGTATAAAATAATTtgtgattaaaaaagtaaaagctTGTGACTTACGATAGTATTTACACATGTCAAGTGATTTGCAGTTGAAAAAGTATAAACGCTTGTGGTTATATTTACACATGCAAAATGACTGCTAGTGATAGCAGTGCTCCGCtgacatatattttaattcttacAATTAGAATATGCAGTCAGAAGGACAGCAGACAGACAGGTTAAACAACAAAGGAAGCAGTCAGGTTCTGCTGCTatgatatgtaaaaataaaagattgacACTAAACTTAATAAGCCTATTTTGCATAATATTCATATTCTGCTTGAAACCTACTGTTTAAGTTACGATTACGAACACAATAAAGTGCATGCTGTAATTAGTGTATAGTAATCAAACTGCATTTTACTTAGAAAACTAAGcagttcaaaacaaaaaagttcatGTTAAAAATCATCTACATAAAGTTTGATCACGTGAAGAACATTCACGGTGTTTTCTTGTGTCTGTATATATGCTTTTGATTGtaggtaagattttttattaatcaaagtaACTGTTAATTAGTACCACTGATTATCAGATTTACTGTAAATCAGAATAGCTGTTAATCAGATCTATGTTTGTCAGAATTACTGTAAATCAGAACTACTGTAgtcagaattttaaaattttaatgagacatttaatcaatatatttcCAGATTTTGGGGTTTTTGGTATCATTGCTGTATAAAAGGTGAACACAACATAAAAATAGAACTTCCACTCaggatatttttaaatataaaaaatgtgcttATCATATTTCTTTAAGAGATCACATTTTGAGCATTAAAGTTAAGCATTATCAAACAGGAAatcaaaaatgtaatgttttcctaagataccgggtatcaaaataaagataagACTTGAACAAGCTTACAATTTtgcttatttattaaaaaatgttgctaaaaaatcaaaataaacaaaacttgaATTAATGCAGATTAATTCACTGTCTGTTCATTTTACACAAACGCTTTTTTCTGGATATCATTGATTTGAAAAAGTGAAGCCATATAACtgttattttatgtttattgttattttatgtttattgcACCATTGTTTGAAAGAAGAAATTACTGAATCACTGTAATAAAAGAGTCCGTATTTGTGTTAAACCGAAAATAATTTAGGATTGAAGTATGAACGAGTTGGAGCAGTTATTTCTGGTGGAAACAGAAGCAACTGACATTTGGCTAGTAGTACCATTTATAtaagtgtttatcaattcatgaGGCAGCAACGGACGACACATCTAGTTGTTACAGTTCTAGATGAACACAAAAAATTATAGTTTCTGGAATCAAACCAAGGAAAGACAAGTGTTACCAGTTATAGGTGTGGAGTAATTTGTTGTAATTACACGGCATCTTTGAGGAGGACAGGGTGCGTTGCAGCGTTGTGATTGTATGTATATTATGTATCGCCTgactatttatttcataaaaaaggaAGGACATAATATCACATTTTTCCAATGCACTTTGTCAGAGAGGTTCCTTTTCACTTCAGAGGAACAAGTTTGGACCACCAAATGGGATTTCTAACATTTTAAATCTCTCATTCCGGCAATTCGCTGTGACAGACTTTGGTTAAGTTTCGTTATTCGCTCTCTTGTTGTTTCAAATGTTCGTTGATAATAAATATTACGAGAACTTTCGGAGAAAACTCTAGTTATCAGTACTGCAACGACTGTGCTTGATAAAAAGCCCCATTTCCCCTGGTGTCAGATATCCCTATCTCAGAGGAAACCGGTTTAAGGGGGCGTGAATTTAtgtcttaattgtgaaaaaccTGTAATGAAAAagtctaaaataattttatcaatttttcatttGGAACAAAATCTTATTCACTTTTCCTTGTTAGTTTTGGTAATCGGTTCCCAGTTAACAGAAATGACATAATTACTTATTGCGGAATCTGGGAATATCTTTGAGGTCTGTTCCCAGATGcctcttttaaaataattaccaaGCGTGCTGCCAGCGACAACTCATGATTTGCTCAGTACATTTCTTcgatagtaatgttttaaaccGTGTATggtttaaattgtacaattttgtAGAACAACTATTAGTGAAGGATTCAATTTCTCTTTaaaaatcagccaaaaaaagCGAATTTCATATTGTCAGTCTGGTCccaccgtcaccaaaattttccAATCGCTCAACTCAAATCCCTGcataaatttgaggtcaaaacacagacttgaggctgagtattgttttaaaggggcattgtcacgattttggtgaaattctatttttctgggttttttttatttacaatgctgtAGGGAtgcattttttatgataaaatgatatttcagAGTCAGTTGTTAAATTATAAGCAtgatacagagcttacaattctttgtcatgtaaacaaggctcgtgccctgttttgtttacataggttcaaaatacgagtaaaacatatttttcaagctgatttgtctatcttcttattcatttttaggatagattaaaaagtttttaacgtttaacacattcaattTAGATCTAAatttggaattttcactttaacattcaaattgtaaacaaaagctttgtttacatagcaaagaattgcaagctttgtaacttgcttataactcaacaaatgagattaaaattttggttgcatattaaaaatgtcttaccgaagcattgtaaacattaaaatttgaaaaataatttttgatcaaaatcgtgaccatgtcccttaaAACAAAGTGCCATATATCTAACTGTACTATTATTCATTGTTGGTTTTTCTTATTATTGCATTCTAGGGCGGGGCTCTACTCACCACTTTGGTGCCCAAGTCCTTGATTCTACAGTACAGCGTTGCTAGGTCTCCAGCCGTGTAGGTATAGTTAAACTGGATATCCATAAACTCCGTGGACTGATGATGCTGACACAGCGATATGCCTGAATTAAAAAAGTATGAATCAGTGTCATCCAGAAGGCGAGAGATATGTGTTAATGAACTCAATATTGTTTTTCAGATTTATGAGATACGAGAGAGCTGAGTGATTTGTATGACTACTGACATTAATTGGCATGTTCTTCGCTTTAAAAGCTGGATGGGGATATGATGTGCACTTGTGGAGCCAATATCTTTAATTGAACCACAGGTACTTTA containing:
- the LOC105333098 gene encoding neural cell adhesion molecule 2 isoform X2, coding for MNIRRCLRKTLKFFLCTIHSKDVAWIFFIFILITIPGISLCQHHQSTEFMDIQFNYTYTAGDLATLYCRIKDLGTKVVVWRRTSQPHPITVGLDIYIPDDRYHVQHIPYRGSWNLMIKNVNVNDAGVYECQISAKERAGSRRLVLLNVLEPPSTTTQKTMSPPDIYITTSSNFVEVGRTITVMCNATAIDFPTGDIDWFIDGHKVRENSRTTITKYSSFVEKVIISKLTITHAQLEDAGTYVCRTSESQITNTKIHVLSARSVNSKRGTDSEERVVKSQESSASSLLVSFPGRLHLLFYFVVYYCGRT
- the LOC105333098 gene encoding roundabout homolog 1 isoform X1, encoding MNIRRCLRKTLKFFLCTIHSKDVAWIFFIFILITIPGKTYLRLLASKEESLLYRSVMMCSYLPPQDRRTDPCMIENLDIVACISLCQHHQSTEFMDIQFNYTYTAGDLATLYCRIKDLGTKVVVWRRTSQPHPITVGLDIYIPDDRYHVQHIPYRGSWNLMIKNVNVNDAGVYECQISAKERAGSRRLVLLNVLEPPSTTTQKTMSPPDIYITTSSNFVEVGRTITVMCNATAIDFPTGDIDWFIDGHKVRENSRTTITKYSSFVEKVIISKLTITHAQLEDAGTYVCRTSESQITNTKIHVLSARSVNSKRGTDSEERVVKSQESSASSLLVSFPGRLHLLFYFVVYYCGRT